From Deinococcus yavapaiensis KR-236, a single genomic window includes:
- a CDS encoding NADH-quinone oxidoreductase subunit 15 yields MAHDSKAHDAALYRHWMTLLAWMQDFAQERGLIFEKVADFPDYIYRMERAYDLPTTIMSASLNTSTGPLFVAAVSPRHTDLKGVSLRLMGGSKHWHLHADDAGLLEGKRPFTRQRLHVILEGALTGVGR; encoded by the coding sequence ATGGCCCACGACTCCAAGGCGCACGACGCCGCGCTGTACCGCCACTGGATGACGCTTCTCGCCTGGATGCAGGACTTCGCGCAAGAGCGCGGTCTGATCTTCGAGAAGGTCGCCGACTTCCCCGATTACATCTACCGCATGGAGCGCGCCTACGACCTGCCCACGACCATCATGAGCGCGTCGCTCAACACGTCGACGGGGCCGCTGTTCGTCGCGGCCGTCAGCCCTCGTCACACGGATCTCAAGGGCGTGAGCTTGCGCCTCATGGGCGGCAGCAAGCACTGGCACCTGCACGCGGACGACGCGGGCTTGCTGGAAGGCAAGCGGCCCTTCACGCGCCAACGCCTGCACGTCATCCTCGAAGGCGCGCTCACCGGCGTCGGCCGCTGA
- a CDS encoding citrate synthase: MTSWISAAEATERLGVNKATLYAYVSRGLVRSRAAGGTTRARTYAADDIATLVRRKEDRREPQRVARTALDWGSPVLESELTLIADDRLFYRGMDATELARFASVEEVAGLLWSGELRAPPLPLHAQLALVPLPSGAHLLEAFGHALTHAGAHDLQAGFTRADDLPKSAARVLALLYATVERFERVPPAPDLPLHRRLARALGRGDDRSADLVRRALVLTADHELNVSSFTARCVASSGASVHHAALAGLCALQGVRHGLATELAFDLLADAGEGRPRDALRRATRRHGSPPGFGHTLYPNGDPRAKALVDVIEDDFRDEPIVRVGREVAEIAHTELGLHPNVDFALSLAAHVLKRGALDGVALFALGRTVGWLAHAIEAARSQALIRPRAKYVGPLPNR; encoded by the coding sequence ATGACCTCCTGGATCTCCGCCGCCGAAGCCACCGAGCGCCTCGGCGTGAACAAAGCGACGCTGTACGCCTACGTCAGTCGCGGCCTCGTACGCTCGCGAGCGGCGGGCGGTACGACCCGCGCCCGAACCTACGCCGCCGACGACATCGCGACCCTCGTCCGTCGCAAGGAGGATCGGCGCGAACCTCAACGCGTCGCGCGCACCGCGCTCGACTGGGGCTCGCCCGTCCTGGAATCCGAGTTGACCCTCATCGCCGACGACCGCCTGTTCTACCGAGGAATGGACGCGACCGAGCTCGCGCGGTTCGCGAGCGTCGAGGAGGTCGCGGGCCTCTTGTGGTCGGGCGAGCTTCGCGCGCCGCCGCTGCCGCTGCACGCCCAGCTCGCCCTGGTGCCCCTGCCTTCGGGCGCGCACCTCCTCGAAGCGTTCGGGCACGCCCTCACGCACGCCGGAGCGCACGACCTGCAAGCCGGCTTCACACGCGCCGACGACCTGCCGAAAAGCGCGGCCCGCGTGCTCGCGCTGTTGTACGCCACCGTCGAGCGCTTCGAGCGCGTTCCGCCCGCGCCGGACTTGCCGCTTCACCGTCGCCTCGCGCGCGCGCTGGGACGCGGCGATGATCGAAGCGCGGATCTCGTACGCCGAGCCCTCGTTCTCACGGCGGATCACGAGCTCAACGTCTCGAGCTTCACCGCGCGATGCGTCGCGTCGAGCGGGGCGAGCGTGCACCACGCCGCCCTCGCCGGCTTGTGCGCCTTGCAGGGCGTGCGGCACGGACTGGCGACCGAACTCGCCTTCGACCTGCTCGCCGACGCGGGCGAAGGGCGCCCGCGTGACGCGCTACGACGCGCCACGCGGCGTCACGGCTCGCCTCCCGGCTTCGGCCACACCCTCTACCCGAACGGCGACCCACGAGCGAAGGCGCTTGTGGACGTCATCGAAGACGATTTTCGAGACGAGCCGATCGTCCGCGTCGGCCGCGAGGTCGCCGAGATCGCGCACACCGAACTCGGCCTGCATCCCAACGTGGACTTCGCCTTGAGCCTCGCCGCTCACGTCTTGAAGCGAGGCGCACTCGACGGAGTCGCCTTGTTCGCCCTCGGTCGGACGGTCGGTTGGCTCGCGCACGCCATCGAGGCGGCGAGAAGCCAAGCCCTCATTCGACCGCGCGCGAAGTACGTCGGGCCGCTTCCAAACCGATGA
- a CDS encoding acyl-CoA dehydrogenase family protein — MTVLQDKASESKNVFKGGMFLIASQSPQDIYTPEDMDDTLRQIGEVTEAFIQGEVMPVIKDLEAKHEGLNAKLLKQAGELGLTAVEVPEEYGGLDLPKTASLVIAEKFSQTGGFAVTYGAHQSIGSLPTVYFGNDAQKAKYLPKLASAEMIAAYCLTEPSSGSDAQAAKTTAVLSEDGTYYTLNGSKMWISNGGIADLYTVFAQVKTEQGNKLSAFLVERAFEGVSTGAEEHKMGIRSSSTVVLRLDNVKVPAENLLGGVGAGAKIAFNILNVGRYKLGAGGVGGAKDALAISTRYALEREQFGQPIANFGAVQEKLANIALRTYAVESALYRIVGLIDAAIDGGTDKLKAIEEYAVEASMIKVLGSELLDYAVDEGLQIHGGVGYSEEYAIERAYRDSRINRIFEGTNEINRLLIPGMLLKRAMKGELPLMQAAQKLQSELMEFSFDEDEDETPLAAETKVTANLKKVALLVSGAAAMKYGPQLESRQEILMRVADIAMLAFAAESAVLRTRKLGNPELQVEMTQVYTYEAAEKVATLAREALGMIADGDDLRVMLSAVKRFTKHEMLNTIRLRRHITKAVLEAQAYPAPRA, encoded by the coding sequence ATGACCGTATTGCAAGACAAGGCGAGCGAGTCCAAGAACGTGTTCAAGGGTGGGATGTTCCTCATCGCCAGCCAGTCTCCCCAAGACATCTACACGCCCGAAGACATGGACGACACCCTGCGCCAAATCGGCGAGGTCACCGAGGCGTTCATTCAAGGCGAAGTGATGCCCGTCATCAAGGACCTCGAGGCCAAGCACGAAGGCCTCAACGCCAAACTCCTCAAGCAAGCGGGCGAACTCGGCCTCACCGCCGTCGAAGTGCCCGAGGAATACGGCGGGCTCGACCTTCCGAAAACCGCGAGCCTCGTGATCGCCGAGAAGTTCAGCCAGACGGGCGGCTTCGCCGTGACGTACGGCGCGCACCAATCCATCGGAAGTCTCCCCACCGTGTACTTCGGCAACGACGCGCAAAAGGCGAAGTACCTGCCCAAGCTCGCCTCCGCCGAGATGATCGCCGCGTACTGCCTCACCGAGCCGAGCAGTGGCTCGGACGCGCAAGCCGCCAAGACGACCGCCGTCTTGTCCGAGGACGGCACGTACTACACCCTCAACGGCTCGAAGATGTGGATTTCCAACGGCGGCATCGCCGACCTCTACACCGTCTTCGCGCAAGTCAAGACCGAGCAGGGCAACAAGCTCAGCGCCTTTTTGGTCGAACGCGCCTTCGAGGGGGTCTCCACGGGCGCCGAAGAGCACAAGATGGGCATTCGCTCGTCCTCCACGGTCGTGCTGCGCCTCGACAACGTGAAAGTCCCCGCCGAGAACTTGCTCGGCGGCGTCGGTGCGGGCGCCAAGATCGCCTTCAACATCCTCAATGTCGGGCGCTACAAGCTCGGCGCGGGCGGCGTCGGCGGCGCGAAGGACGCTTTGGCCATCTCCACGCGGTACGCGCTCGAACGCGAGCAGTTCGGTCAGCCCATCGCCAACTTCGGCGCGGTGCAAGAAAAGCTCGCCAACATCGCCCTGCGCACCTACGCCGTCGAGAGCGCCCTGTACCGCATCGTCGGCCTCATCGACGCGGCCATCGACGGCGGCACGGACAAGCTCAAGGCGATCGAGGAGTACGCCGTCGAAGCGTCCATGATCAAGGTGCTCGGCTCCGAACTTCTCGACTACGCGGTCGACGAGGGCCTGCAGATCCACGGCGGCGTCGGATACTCCGAGGAGTACGCCATCGAGCGCGCCTACCGTGACAGCCGCATCAACCGCATCTTCGAAGGCACGAACGAGATCAACCGCCTTCTCATTCCCGGCATGCTGCTCAAGCGCGCCATGAAGGGCGAATTGCCGCTCATGCAAGCCGCCCAAAAGCTCCAGTCGGAATTGATGGAGTTCTCCTTCGACGAGGACGAGGACGAGACGCCGCTCGCCGCCGAGACGAAGGTGACGGCGAATCTCAAGAAGGTCGCCCTGCTCGTCTCCGGGGCCGCCGCCATGAAATACGGGCCGCAACTCGAAAGCCGTCAGGAAATCCTGATGCGCGTCGCCGACATCGCCATGCTCGCCTTCGCCGCCGAGTCCGCCGTCTTGCGCACGCGCAAGCTCGGCAACCCCGAACTGCAAGTCGAGATGACGCAGGTCTACACGTACGAAGCCGCCGAGAAGGTCGCCACGCTCGCCCGCGAAGCCCTCGGCATGATCGCCGACGGCGACGATCTGCGCGTGATGCTGAGCGCCGTCAAGCGCTTCACGAAACACGAGATGCTCAACACCATCCGCCTGCGCCGTCACATCACGAAGGCCGTGCTGGAAGCGCAAGCCTACCCGGCGCCGAGAGCGTAA